One genomic window of Melanotaenia boesemani isolate fMelBoe1 chromosome 20, fMelBoe1.pri, whole genome shotgun sequence includes the following:
- the hikeshi gene encoding protein Hikeshi: MFGCLVAGRLVQTDAVQVAPDKFVFNLPDYENVNHVVVFMLGTMPFPAGMGGAVYFAFPDPVSGSSVWQLLGFVTNDKPSAIFKISGLKTGEGGAHPFGMMASASPSVAQVGVSVESLDQLAQQIPVTSAAVSTVDSFLQFTQKMLDSLYNFASSFAVSQAQMNPHPTETFIPSSCILKWYENFQRRMAQNPNFWKN; encoded by the coding sequence ATGTTCGGGTGTTTGGTTGCTGGACGGCTCGTGCAGACCGACGCGGTGCAGGTTGCCCCGGACAAGTTCGTGTTCAACCTGCCGGACTACGAGAACGTGAACCACGTGGTGGTGTTCATGCTGGGGACCATGCCGTTCCCGGCCGGTATGGGCGGGGCCGTCTACTTCGCCTTCCCGGACCCGGTGAGTGGCAGCTCGGTGTGGCAGCTGCTGGGCTTCGTCACCAACGACAAGCCCAGCGCGATCTTCAAGATCTCCGGGCTCAAGACCGGCGAGGGCGGGGCGCACCCGTTTGGGATGATGGCGTCCGCGTCGCCGTCCGTGGCTCAGGTCGGGGTATCGGTGGAGTCTCTGGACCAGCTGGCGCAGCAGATCCCGGTGACCAGTGCCGCCGTGTCCACCGTGGATTCATTCCTGCAGTTCACCCAGAAGATGCTGGACAGTCTGTACAACTTCGCCTCGTCTTTTGCCGTGTCACAGGCGCAGATGAACCCACACCCCACGGAGACCTTCATCCCATCCAGCTGCATCCTCAAGTGGTATGAAAACTTCCAGAGGAGGATGGCACAGAACCCGAACTTCTGGAAAAACTGA